A single window of Montipora capricornis isolate CH-2021 chromosome 14, ASM3666992v2, whole genome shotgun sequence DNA harbors:
- the LOC138031293 gene encoding uncharacterized protein translates to MARKRKWGSTVATCGGERQKKHGRRRAFRAPRTLKCEFCPKMFAGSKNRGQHKKDKHRRRNSGTVTTTAAAADTTTTNTQPCVLIKNEFLGNCGKETTRNPLWYKDDEHHLVIVKKEKDG, encoded by the exons ATGGCACGAAAACGAAAATGGGGTAGTACCGTTGCGACTTGTGGCGGTGAAAGGCAGAAGAAACATGGTCGTCGTCGAGCATTTCGAGCCCCAAGAACTTTAAAGTGTGAATTTTGCCCCAAAATGTTTGCTGGATCAAAAAACAGAGGACAACATAAAAAAGATAAACACAGAAGAAGAAATTCAG gAACTGTTACTACTACTGCAGCTGCTGCTGACACCACTACCACTAATACCCAACCATGTGTTCTgatcaaaaatgaatttttgggGAATTGTGGTAAGGAGACCACGAGAAATCCTCTTTGGTACAAAGACGACGAACACCACTTAG TGAtagtcaaaaaagaaaaagatggtTAA